A stretch of DNA from Granulicella pectinivorans:
AACCATGATGGTCGCCGTCCGTCAGATCGTCTCCCGCACCCCCACCTATCGCATGCTCATGCTCCAGCGCCTCCTAGAGGACCGCTTCCAACTCAAGATCCACTACGAACAAAAGGTCATGTCCCTCTACGAGATGACGATCGCCAAGGGCGGCGTGCGGATGAAGGTCGCGCACCCGGCCGATCCCGAGAACGGAACGATGAGCTGGAATCCCGGCAAGCTCACCGGCCAGAACGCACCCATGCCCTTCATCCCCGTCATCTTCGCCATGGTGCTGGAGCGTCCCGTCGAAGACAAAACAGACACCCCCGGCAACTACGACTTCGAGATGCACTGGACGCCCACCGAAGGCACCCAGCAGACCGACGCCGGTCCCTCCATCTTCACCGCCGCCGAGGAGCAGCTAGGCCTCAAACTCCACCCCTCCAAAGGACCCGTCTGGATCATCGTCGTCGACCACGCCGAGATGCCATCCGAGAACTGAGACAGGCCCGACGAGGCGCAACACACCCCGCCTGTGATTCAATAAAGAGAGCATGACCCAATCCACCAGCACGCCCGAGCAGGCCCCCCGCACGATCCCCGCCGCAGTTCCCAAATCCTCCGGAGGCAAACGCCGCTGGAAGGCCGTCACTCGCAAGCTGCGTGAGCTCGGCTCCGTCGGCTCCGCCCTGGCGTCCACCGGCCACCCCTACATGGCGCATATCGTGCCCATGCGCCGCTGCAACCTCGCCTGCACCTACTGCAACGAGTTCGACAACTTCTCGGACCCCGTACCGATCGAAGAGATGTACCGCCGCATCGACCACCTCGGCCGCCTCGGCACCTCCGTCATCACCATCTCCGGTGGCGAGCCCCTCCTGCACCCTGATCTCGACCTCGTCATCGCGCGCATCCGCAAGACCGGCGCCATCGCCGGCATGATCACCAACGGCTACCTCCTCATGCCCGACCGCATTGAGCGCCTCAACCAGGCCGGCCTCGATCACATGCAGATCTCCATCGACAACGTCATGCCCGACGACGTCTCCAAGAAGTCCCTCAAGGTCCTCGACGCCAAGCTCAAGATGCTCGCCGAGTACGCCGACTTCCACGTCAACATCAACTCCGTCGTCGGTGGCGGCATCGCCAACCCGGAAGATGCGTTCACGGTCTCCGAGCGCGCTCTGGGCCTCGGGTTCAGCTCGACCATCGGCATCATTCACGATGG
This window harbors:
- a CDS encoding TIGR03435 family protein, whose protein sequence is MKRIAAVILWSALALQLAHAQTAGFTPRPDAAQIPSYELVSIHKTPDANSGMSNNDQPDGLTITGMTLRGLIAEAYGFSLGALNKQQLTGAPPWADTQRFDLHAKVDSDDVPKIKELTKAETMMVAVRQIVSRTPTYRMLMLQRLLEDRFQLKIHYEQKVMSLYEMTIAKGGVRMKVAHPADPENGTMSWNPGKLTGQNAPMPFIPVIFAMVLERPVEDKTDTPGNYDFEMHWTPTEGTQQTDAGPSIFTAAEEQLGLKLHPSKGPVWIIVVDHAEMPSEN
- a CDS encoding radical SAM protein, translating into MTQSTSTPEQAPRTIPAAVPKSSGGKRRWKAVTRKLRELGSVGSALASTGHPYMAHIVPMRRCNLACTYCNEFDNFSDPVPIEEMYRRIDHLGRLGTSVITISGGEPLLHPDLDLVIARIRKTGAIAGMITNGYLLMPDRIERLNQAGLDHMQISIDNVMPDDVSKKSLKVLDAKLKMLAEYADFHVNINSVVGGGIANPEDAFTVSERALGLGFSSTIGIIHDGSGQLKPLGEAERNVWDRVRNLTRRSYSRFNHFQEAIANGQPNDWRCRAGARYIYICENGLVHYCSQQRGYPGIPIADYKTADVKREFLTEKSCAPNCTISCVHQVSYIDHWRAPQNATVTPGGGHHTSPTPELVQIR